In Calliopsis andreniformis isolate RMS-2024a chromosome 6, iyCalAndr_principal, whole genome shotgun sequence, a single genomic region encodes these proteins:
- the LOC143180796 gene encoding uncharacterized protein LOC143180796, translating into MSFTAKSISINTLYCSQPISSVIADCPGLTAWRLLRVETYRERMDFGIENYGGMSPINSANGQDWGYACVEQYELSHAVTRCLPVSSKNTRMGVWQAMLSNTVRHSFIL; encoded by the exons ATGTCCTTTACTGCAAAGAGTATTAGTATTAACACTCTTTACTGTTCGCAGCCAATTAGCTCGGTTATTGCCGATTGCCCAGGTCTCACCGCGTGGAGGTTGCTGCGAGTGGAGACCTATCGAGAG CGCATGGATTTTGGGATCGAAAATTATGGCGGAATGAGTCCAATAAACAGCGCAAACGGACAGGATTGGGGTTATGCTTGTGTGGAGCAGTATGAATTGTCACATGCCGTGACAAGATGTCTTCCAGTGTCGTCAAAGAATACAAGAATGGGGGTATGGCAGGCAATGCTGTCAAATACTGTGCGGCACTCGTTTATTCTATAA
- the LOC143181185 gene encoding uncharacterized protein LOC143181185, with translation MLHIIYKVLLIGLTIVSFVSHGDTRSCSVYKDHDQLEIRPIVGPFDHSEGPIWDHRTQKLYFVDIDAQKICRFDPPTKKLTCIYIANGPVGFLARVQGEPHKFVAGAATDFVLINWDSYENYTRSAPETLTVVDRDRNGTRWNDGKADSSGRIWAGTIGPEVNEVVVPDQASFYRIDSDLKPKKELSPVTNSNGLAWNIEDDTLYYIDTPTLKIAAFDFNSTEGTISNKRIVFDLQQHNISGLPDGMTIDTNGNLWIALYSGGGVLNVNPRTGEVIRFLKLPVSKVTSVAFGGPLCDILFVTTSSRGETEQEKVEEPYAGYVFAVHGLNVRGLFSNSFKLHIRTMSKVTIERIAGPYQLGEGPHWDPDSKKLYFVDIFDQKIYRYDPFTKSLTSTFVEEGPVGFAIPVDGVPGKLVAGVSTDIALVTWDGEKDLAKCTVKKLVAADSDPAETRWNDAKADSSGRIWGGTMSNLENGQFPPNKGSFYSVNNDLVLKKHVTPVTISNGIAWSLNDDTLYYIDSPTQQVVAYDYSPQTGDISNKKTVFDLQKTNIPGMPDGMTIDSSGNLWVAVFGGGGVCQVDPKTGELMRFIKIENVSNVTSVTFGGDELDTLYVTTAYIGLNENQIKEQPNAGCVFAVKGLGVHGLPANSFKPLKKLI, from the exons ATGTTACATATTATTTACAAAGTTTTACTTATTGGATTAACCATCGTTAGCTTCGTGAGTCATGG TGATACGCGTAGTTGTTCTGTATACAAAGATCATGATCAACTAGAGATTCGACCTATAGTAGGCCCGTTCGATCACAGTGAAGGTCCCATTTGGGACCATCGTACTCAAAAACTCTATTTCGTTGATATAGATGCACAAAAAATATGTAGATTTGATCCACCAACAAAAAAGCTTACCTGTATTTACATAG CAAATGGGCCTGTTGGATTTCTTGCTAGGGTTCAAGGAGAACCTCATAAATTTGTAGCTGGAGCAGCCACAGATTTCGTTTTAATTAATTGGGACAGTTATGAAAATTATACTCGATCTGCTCCAGAAACATTAACTGTCGTTGACAGAGATCGTAATGGTACCAGATGGAATGATGGAAAGGCAGATTCTTCTGGAAGAATCTGGGCag GTACAATTGGTCCAGAAGTGAATGAAGTTGTTGTGCCTGATCAGGCATCTTTCTATCGTATCGATAGTGATCTCAAACCAAAAAAAGAGCTATCTCCAGTTACTAATAGTAATGGATTAGCTTGGAACATTGAAGATGATACTCTTTATTACATTGATACACCAACACTTAAAATAGCAGCATTTGATTTTAATTCCACTGAAGGAACTATAT CTAACAAGAGGATTGTATTTGATCTACAACAACATAATATTTCTGGGTTACCTGATGGTATGACCATAGACACAAATGGAAATCTATGGATAGCTTTATACAGTGGAGGCGGT GTACTCAATGTGAACCCTCGTACTGGTGAAGTAATACGTTTTTTGAAACTACCAGTATCGAAGGTAACTAGCGTTGCATTTGGAGGTCCCCTCTGTGATATTCTATTTGTAACAACATCCAGCCGTGGCGAAACTGAACAAGAAAAAGTAGAAGAACCATATGCCGGTTATGTCTTCGCAGTTCATGGATTAAACGTTCGTGGTCTTTTTTCAAATTCATTCaaact TCATATTAGGACAATGTCTAAAGTGACAATTGAACGAATCGCAGGACCATATCAACTTGGAGAAGGTCCACACTGGGATCCTGATTCTAAGaaactttattttgttgatatatttgatcaaaaaatatatagatatgatcCTTTCACAAAATCTCTTACTTCTACTTTTGTag AAGAAGGACCTGTTGGGTTTGCAATTCCAGTTGATGGTGTTCCTGGTAAATTAGTAGCAGGAGTTAGTACAGATATTGCTTTGGTTACATGGGATGGAGAAAAAGATCTTGCAAAATGTACAGTTAAAAAATTAGTTGCTGCAGATAGCGATCCTGCTGAAACAAGGTGGAATGATGCGAAAGCAGACAGTTCTGGAAGAATATGGGGTG GAACAATGAGTAACCTGGAAAATGGACAATTTCCACCCAATAAGGGATCTTTTTATTCTGTTAATAATGACCTTGTGCTGAAGAAACATGTAACTCCTGTTACTATAAGTAATGGAATTGCTTGGAGTCTTAATGATGATACACTTTATTACATTGATTCACCAACCCAACAAGTAGTCGCATATGACTACAGTCCCCAAACAGGAGACATAT CTAATAAGAAAACTGTTTTTGATCTTCAAAAAACTAACATTCCTGGAATGCCAGATGGTATGACTATAGATTCATCTGGAAATCTTTGGGTAGCTGTATTTGGTGGAGGTGGC GTATGTCAAGTTGATCCAAAAACGGGTGAATTGATGCGTTTTATTAAAATTGAGAACGTTTCAAACGTAACAAGCGTCACATTTGGCGGAGATGAATTGGACACTTTGTATGTAACAACAGCATATATTGGACTGAACGAAAATCAAATAAAGGAACAACCGAATGCTGGCTGTGTATTTGCTGTTAAGGGTCTAGGCGTACATGGTTTGCCTGCAAATTCATTCAAACcactaaaaaaattaatatag